The Capsicum annuum cultivar UCD-10X-F1 chromosome 3, UCD10Xv1.1, whole genome shotgun sequence genomic sequence ACCAAAGCAACTTCCCGCTGCTCTTAACTCGGGCGTATATCCAGAAGGACCCCCAGTACCAGTTCGATCAACTAAGCTTCTCAAGTATGTAGATACGGCAGAGATTGCACGAGGGCCTTACGACACTCCCGGACATTGGTTGGTTACTGCTGCTAAGCTTGTTACAGAAGGAGGGAAGATAGGTTTGCAGGTCAAGTTTGCACTATTAGATTTCTTAAATGAATCATAACTTCTGTGTACATACTTTGGGATaggcttgttctttttctttaattcatttttattagCTTCATATATCTTGATGATATATCATGTTTATTTATGAATTGGCAAAAATTGGAGAAAATGTTATAGTGTTGTACAAAAGAAATTAGTGAAATGAATGGATTTATTGTTTGTTCTGTATGATTCAGAGTATCCTTTCCTATTTGATCACTTTGAATTATTTATTCAAAGTTGCGATCAGAtctattcattaaaaataatcgATCAATACAATACATTCCTTATGTACCCATAGGAACTATATTAAATTTGAGTCAGATTTAGGATCAACCTACGTAAAGTGACGGCATCATTATGTTGTTGCTATCAAATCCCATTATTTTATTTTCGAATTTTCCAAATCATTCCTGCAGGAGATCCAAACCCATTTTATTGATCCTTCGAGAAAAGGATTCATTctcttcataaaaaataaaataggaggtCTTCACCTCATTCAAGAGTTGTTTTTTATCCAATCTGTTGGAATCAATAGAAAAGGCAAATTCCTTGTGATACACGTCATTTCTTGAAATTTCTCTTTTTGATTTAAACTCGTAGTGTAACATGTATCTTCCTTTGTTCCAGTCAGGGagaaaatgaaataaatcaaaaagatggatttttgttaaaaaaaaaaaatgaaatattattGGAATTGTCCATAATCGGTTCATACTACAGAACCATATCACATCCCGGATCTAATGAAACAGGATGAATTGAGACGATATTTTGTAAATACCATTATCTTGAATCTATTAACCATTTCTTCATCTTCCGATCTCCCGGAGAGAAAAATATTGTTGTTTATTAACGACTTTCTAGATTatgaatcaataaaataataattttcgaCTTTATTGTTACAATGGATAAATTTCAGCGATCATGTGTGAAATTAACTCATATTTGGATATAATGTAGCAACTCAAGCAAACTTACATATGTCCTCTCTTATAGGTTACAAAGAATGAATAAGAAACCAGATAATACATATAATCAAAAACAGGAAATGCCAAATCTACATAAATAAGTGTCATAATGAAACCAACAGCTACAACAGCTATACTAAGCCACCAAACATCTTTGTTCAAGAAAATATTCTCAAGATTAAGTGCTTGAAGGCATGCTAAGATTGTAAATGCTGTGGCATAAAAGATTGAAATGATAGCAATTATAATCTTTATAGGCAAAGAAATGTAGAAATCATTGCTATAGAATTTGCAAAGAAGAAATGATAGAAGTGTACCCATagtgaatactgaactaaaaagTGCTGCACCTAAGTAAAACATCAACATCCATAGTTCTTGTTGAACTTTGTCAAGGAGAATAGGTAGGCCAGTTCTCTCTTCGAAGCCTCCGGGGACTGTGAAAATCGCGGCAAAGTTGATTGTACATAGGAGAGTAGAAAGTACTAGTGTAGAATTTGACAGATTTCTAACTGCTGTTTCTGCTTCTTTTCGTACATGTAAATGGTATCTCTCGAATATCTCTTTTGCTTTTAAGCCTTTTGAGTTTTTAACGTCCCAAAGGCGTTGATGCATGTGGTATTTTATATACTGCAAGAACAACTGTAAGTTAGTATTTTGTTGGAGTTGCATCAAGTCATGATTTTTAGTCAATCTTGGAGTTTTTGGCCTCAAAGTTGAAGTACAGTTTGTTCGTTTTAGTTTGACTCGATATGGAGTTTCAGAAAGTAAacaagacttttgaatcttgtggtcttaaacatgtcatgtaggATGTTGAAATTCGAGAGTAGTCAAATTAGGGAAGAGACATTCTTTTTAGAAACAGACTAAAAAAGGAAAGCAAGACAAACAAATCGAAAGAAAGTGAGAAATACCAATTGAGCATACTTTCTCATGTTCATTTTCCCTTATGAAACTATTTCTTGATGGTTGCGCGATGTTCAGCAGATGGTGGAGGCTAGCGATGAAGGAGGTTCGTGGTTGTGGCTGATGATGGAGAGGTGGCTGCTGTTGATGTGACTAGTTGGTGGTAGTGGTAAGCAATGGTCGTTATGTGGTGGAGGTGGTCGACATTGTTGAAATCAATGGCTGGTGATGTAGTTCTAGTTACCGGTGGATTATGTGTGGTGCAGGCTGTTGCCAGTGGTGATTATATCGTAGTGACTACTAGTCGAGGTGGCTGGTGGTAATGGTTAGCGTTGGTACATCTACAACGAAGACAAATGGTGATGGTGGTGCAATCACAGTGAACATACTAATCGTAAGAAGTCAGATTTACAACGAATCTTTAAGCAAACAACCTCTCGATAGTTTTAAGACTTCGTTCAAGATCTTAACGAATCAAATCTATTCAAAACAAACAATAAGTGATACTATAAAGCACATAAAAAACTTGAGATAAGCATCCAATACCTCTCCGAACTATAGCCAAAGTTGCTATGACACCTTCCAACTTCACGGGAGcttattacccccccccccccttcccccaAACTCAATtatagcgtatttttgtcacatTTTAGTGCTGACGTGAcacatttattacataaaatgatgCCCACATCAAAAGTGTTATGTCAGCTAGAAAGTTGataaaaggtgtcacgtcagccaaaaagatgacaaaaataggctaaaatttaGATCAGAGAGTAATAGGACCCCGAGAAGTCAGTGGCGGAGACAAGAAGTTCATTAAGGGGGTTCGAAAGTGCACACACGAACtagccgaagggggttcaacatatacaatatatacataaaaaataattttaaccgtgtataaatagtgtaattttCGGCCgaaggggttcggatgaaccccctggaTATATGCTAGATCTGCCACCGCGAGaaattggagtgtgtcgtagcaaattcgGTCATAGATCGGGGGTACTAAATGCTTTACTCTAAAAAGTTCAAAAAACTTACCTTAAACCAAAGTACTCCCCACATCATCATCAACACAGACATCACACACCACACACTTTCAATATGCTCAGTAGTTGATGTAAAAAATGGTGTCCCAACATTTGCTGCATAATGCAAAACTGTATTCCCATTTTCATCAATATCTGCCAACATCCTGTTTTTGCTTGCCACTTTTTTGAgcaaataatcaaacaaaaatctGTTCTTATGTTCTGCTGCAATATGAAATATATTCCTCCCTTTCTCATCCAGCGTCTCGACCACTTCAGGATATTTTTGCAAAATTTCCACTACTAactcatcaattttattttttgatgattgTATTAATGGATTTGGCATAGTTTTATCAATATAGCTCCAATCATACTTTTCTAGCAGCATTTTTGCTAATATTAGTGCAAGAATGTGCTTTTGCTTTGCTTCATCAATAGCTTGTAACCATGAATTCCCTAgagaaataaaaagtgaaaatgatctgtttccaccctgaactatacacgaaattgctgagacaaaCCCAAACTTTAGGAGGGCCCTATTACCCCTggattaattaaaatcgtatttttggcaacGTTAGTACCTACGTGGCTCAAATGTGGCACATCAGTGAgtcaacacactgaaggtccacgtatgtgccatgtaggcactaaggttgccaaaaatgtgactttaattagtccagggataataggaccctcctaaagtttgaGTGTctctcagcaatttcgtgtatagtttagggtggaaacagtgcattttctcaaacaaaaatgaatattcAGAAATTCATTTCGGCCAGTTGAACCTAATTATAGAtaattgtagacacctaattttgtccctctccgATATCATTTTTACCTCACTTTATCATACACCCttacccatgtgattatacccacaaaaatacaaaaaaataataacaaacccactaacaaacttAATCCTCAATTATTCTTTTGGTAATaaaattaaccactcctcctatcaattttggacaacatatcaccaccccacaccccTACCCACGTGTACCCACTGCCCCACCCACTCTCACAATTCCACAATTCCACTCACTATCTGCATATACCATATATacacaacaaaaatagaaaagaaagggGGGACGAAGGGAGAAAAGATTTTTTtgggcttcttcttcttcttcagggGATCCCTGAAAAAAAAAAGGgctcacaaaaaaaataatcccCACTCACACTCTCTAGCACACCTCACCACATATATACACCCAAAATTCACTCACGAGAAGGCCATTAACACACCTCACCAGAGAAGAAACACTCATACACGCACACGATACACATAACCACAAGAGAGCCAAAGCCGTTACAAATTTGGTCAAAGCCATCGGAAAACATCACT encodes the following:
- the LOC107865685 gene encoding uncharacterized protein LOC107865685, whose protein sequence is MQNNFRSKARCRSAAYKAASSSVVVQQSLQVLRDFWREEGVTPIDNRGDTILHFLAVNGNVAGFEILEPNLSIKDLETRNNSGDTPLHEAARFGKKNMAERILRIEKDLVFVQNNLGETPLYVAAANGEKDVFAFLAKYDFSKLTMKRNDGKTILHATVAHDCYGLAIDIVNLYPELVNDRDNDRMTALDMLATKRFSFRSGSSYLFAEIGKTPSVPVQMIETIIYSCIPPRYKESKLSDNQTQAVVKVVRVERFSFTKSLLGNSWLQAIDEAKQKHILALILAKMLLEKYDWSYIDKTMPNPLIQSSKNKIDELVVEILQKYPEVVETLDEKGRNIFHIAAEHKNRFLFDYLLKKVASKNRMLADIDENGNTVLHYAANVGTPFFTSTTEHIESVWCVMSVLMMMWGVLWFKYIKYHMHQRLWDVKNSKGLKAKEIFERYHLHVRKEAETAVRNLSNSTLVLSTLLCTINFAAIFTVPGGFEERTGLPILLDKVQQELWMLMFYLGAALFSSVFTMGTLLSFLLCKFYSNDFYISLPIKIIIAIISIFYATAFTILACLQALNLENIFLNKDVWWLSIAVVAVGFIMTLIYVDLAFPVFDYMYYLVSYSFFVTYKRGHM